The DNA sequence ACCGCGTCTGGCGTGAGGCCAATCGATTCCCCGCGGGAATGGATAAGATTCACGCCTGCCCGCGATAAATCCCGGCGCAGAATACTGAGGGTTTGCCTCAGACTGTTGCGGGAGTGTTCGCTATCGCTGTCACTCCAGAATAGATCAGCCAGCCTCTCCCGTGTCGCTGCCATGCCTGGAGACCGGGACAGATAAGCGATGATCGCAGGCCCTCGTTTTCCTGTCAGCCGGAGCGAATCCGCCATGGCATTTTCGATCCTGAAACCACCGAAGAGTGAGATTCTATTTGTCTCGTCCTTCTCTTCATTTTGCATTTGCTCTCCCCGCCTGACGAAATTCTAACTCAAAACTAACGCTTCGCAAACAGTAGCGCCCCACCCTCAAGCGCTGCCGTGATGCAGGATCGTCTAGGTCCGGCGAGTCAGGGGGCCGAGTCATCAAGAACTTGGCTTGAGGGGTGCCGGGTGTCTGAGATCAGAGCCAATTTGCTGCTGCTGTTGGCGGCCGCTATATGGGGCCTCGGCAATGTCGCGCAAAAGACGGTGCTTGCTCACCTTGATGCCCTGAGTGCCGTCGGCCTGCGTTGCCTGATCGGCGAGCTGCTGGTGCTGCCGTTTGTATTGAAGGAAAGGAGACTGCCTGCCGGGCCGGTCTATTTCTCCACCCTGACCAAGGTGGGTGTGTTGTTCGCGATCTCCATAAGGCTTCAGCAGCTTTGCTATCTCGGCGCCACAGTCACGAATGCAAGCTTCCTGGTGAGCACCGCAACCGTGCTGACACCACTGGCCGCCTGGCTGCTCATCGGCGAACACCCGACAGCGAACCTTGCCGTAGCGACCGGTTTCACCGTCCTTGGTGTGATGATCCTTGCCGTTTATGAGCGCGTATTCCCAATCCGACCGCCACTCGGCATGACCTCAAACGACCCGGCAGCGGTCGCTGCCGGGCTCGTCGCGAGGTCGCCGCGATGACAGCTCGGGCAGTTCCGATCGCATATTTGGTGGCGGCGCTTCGCGCCCGCGTTAAGGGACCCGGGGGCTATTACAACAGCGGCAATGCGCTCGGCATTGTCATGGGTGTCGCAATTCAGATTGCCACAGTGCCGGTCGGATTGCATGAGGGAAGCGCCGTCACCACCACTGTGATGAACTATTTCGCCGGCAGCCATGGCACTGTTGCGCTGACACTGGCTACTCTGGTTTTCTTCTTCGGCGGTGAGGCTTATCACCGGGCATGGTCAGGGCCGGATGCTCCCGATCCCGCCCTCAACCGTCTGGGCGACTTCCTGTCAGGTGTAGGTGCGCTCGGGCTCGGCGCTGCCCTGCTGCTGCTCGGCGATCCCCTACTGGCAGCGACTTCCGGCTTGCTGCATGCGTTAGGCAAATTCGGCAGCGCCATTCTTAGGACGGGCACGCCGCTTCCGTTATGGCCGGTCGCCTGGCCCGATCCCTTCCGTAGTGCAGTGCTCGCCAGCCGGTTGCCGGCAATGCTAGCGACAACCGTAGCCCTCGGGGGACCCTCCCGCGGGTCTGGTTGGGCGAGTCCTTCGCGGCGCTCGCCATGCAACTGACTTTGCTGGGCTGTTACCTTCTATGGACCAAGGCGGATCTGCTGCTGCTCGGCGCGCGGAGCAAGGCTCTTCGCGAGATTTCCACATGTTGAAAAATAATCCTTTGAAAATGCCCGTTCTTGAGGTGGAGAATAACATGTTGGGTAGTATGCATCGGGGCGTAGGTGCCCTGTCCGTAGCGGCCTTTTTTCGCGAGCAGGCGTGCGCGATATGCAGGGGTACCCTGATATCGGGGACAGAGCGGTCAGCCGAAGGGCCAGCAAAGCGTGCCGGCCTATTTTGGGCGCTGGTGGGGACGCTTGGAGCTTCGGTGGTTTGGGCGCCGCAGGCCTGGGCGGCCAACGTCGATGTTGCCGTAGTATTCGCTGTCGATTTCTCATCCTCGGTCGATCCAAAGGTCGCCGATCTACAGCGCGAAGGTCATGCTGCGGCACTTACTTCTCCAGAGATCATCGCCGCCATCGCGCGCAATTACGTCGGCTGCATCAGCGTTGCCTATTTTGAGTGGTCAAGTCCCGGACACACACGCGTCGTGCTGCCGTGGACAAACATCTGCGGGCTGGAAGACGCCAGAGCGGCCGCATCGGTGATTAGCACGAAAGGAGATACCGGCTTCGCCCGTCGGGGGCGGAGCGGAACGTCCGTCTCGTCGGCTATTGATGTCGGTACCCTTCTGCTCGACCAGTTTCCGGGAACGGCAGCAAAGAAAGTAATCGACATCTCAGCCAACGGCGAGAATAATGATGGGCTTCCTGTTCAGCCGAGCAGGCTGAACGCCGTTGCCAAGGGGTATACAATCAACGCGATTGCCATTCCAACGCAGGATGAGGATCCCGATCAACCGTTGGCATCCTATTTTGCCAAATCGGTCATTGGCGGTTCCCAAGCCTTCGTTATAACGCCGAAGGGACCGAGTGACTATGTGATGGCCCTTCGCCGCAAGCTGGTTACGGAAGTGAGCATGAACGTTAGCCGGCAGGCGGATGGACTCTCTACGCAACATTGATGAGTTCGGGCAACGTTCCGGCTCCGCCAATTACTCCTGTCCCTGCTTCTGCGCGATCAGGTCCAGCCGCTCGCGGTCTGATCTCTCGCGCTCGTCGCGGTTGCGCAGGTCCCTGTAGGCGCGCTCGACCATGTTCGTGCGGGCGCTTGCCGCGGCGATGAGGCCGGCTTCCTGCCTGGCGCTTTCCAGGCTCTCCTCCTGGCGCACGACGGCCTGGGCGATGCGGCGATGATAGAGATCGGGGAACAGGCTGGAGAGGGAATTGTCCTGGTCGAAATGGCCGATCAATTCGCGGGCCTCGGTCTCGGCGGCGCTTGCCGCGGCGACGAAGGTGGCGTGGCGGGTTTCGTGCAGGGCTTTCAGCTGTCCCTGCACCTTGACTAGTTTCCTCAGACGATCCTTGCGCGTGCTCATGTCACCTCGCCAGCGTGAGGTCGACGAAGCCGTCGACGAACAGCGACAGCATGGTGCCGGCGGCGAAATAGAAGATCAGCATGCCGCCGGCCATGACGAAGGGCTGCGAGATGAAATAAATCGGGATCTGCGGCGTCAGCTTGTTGACGAAGCCGATCGTCAGATTGACGAGAATGGCGTAGGCGACGAACGGGCTGCCGAGGCGGATGACCAGGAAGAAAGTGTCCGACACGGTGTCGGTGATGTCGACCAGCGCCGCCTGCGGGTTGAAGAAGACGTTGACCGGCGCGACCGTGTAGGACGCCACCAGGGCGCGGACGATCTCGTGATCGAAGTCGAAGACGAACAGCATCAGCAGCGCCGAAAACGAAATGATGGCGGCAAGGGCCGCCTGCGGCTCCGGTTCCTCGATCGCCGGTCCGCCGGAACCGCCGTAGCCGATCAGCATGGCGATGGCCGAGCCCATGAAGCGAAGCGCCTCCATGTAGAGCCTGGTCATGGCGCCGATCAGCCCGCCGACCAGCAACTCCGAGACGATCATCGGCACCAGGATCTGCGGACGCGGATCGACGAAGGGAAAGATCTTGTCCCACAGGAAGGCAAGCAGGCCCCCCGTGGCGGCGACCGCGACGAACAGCCTGACCTGGACCGGGACGCGGGCGCTGGACAGGCCCGGCATCAGCATGAAACAGGCGCCGATGCGGCAGAAGGCGAGGAACGCCGCGATGACGACGGCCTGCGAGAGAACGCTCACGATATGGTCCCGAGCACCCTGATCTCGACGCCCTTGGCGATTTCGACATGGGATAGAACCGGCAGCGTGGTGAACAGGCGCTCGATGATCATGCGCACATAGGGGCGGGCGTCGGGCGCGGTGACGAGGACAAATCGCTCGCCGGCTTCGAGGTGTTTCTTGATCGCCTTGGTGGCGTCCTGGCCGAATTCCTCCAACTGGCGCGGATCGATGTCGAA is a window from the Mesorhizobium australicum WSM2073 genome containing:
- a CDS encoding DMT family transporter, with the protein product MSEIRANLLLLLAAAIWGLGNVAQKTVLAHLDALSAVGLRCLIGELLVLPFVLKERRLPAGPVYFSTLTKVGVLFAISIRLQQLCYLGATVTNASFLVSTATVLTPLAAWLLIGEHPTANLAVATGFTVLGVMILAVYERVFPIRPPLGMTSNDPAAVAAGLVARSPR
- a CDS encoding DUF1194 domain-containing protein, producing the protein MLGSMHRGVGALSVAAFFREQACAICRGTLISGTERSAEGPAKRAGLFWALVGTLGASVVWAPQAWAANVDVAVVFAVDFSSSVDPKVADLQREGHAAALTSPEIIAAIARNYVGCISVAYFEWSSPGHTRVVLPWTNICGLEDARAAASVISTKGDTGFARRGRSGTSVSSAIDVGTLLLDQFPGTAAKKVIDISANGENNDGLPVQPSRLNAVAKGYTINAIAIPTQDEDPDQPLASYFAKSVIGGSQAFVITPKGPSDYVMALRRKLVTEVSMNVSRQADGLSTQH
- the fliR gene encoding flagellar biosynthetic protein FliR, translated to MSVLSQAVVIAAFLAFCRIGACFMLMPGLSSARVPVQVRLFVAVAATGGLLAFLWDKIFPFVDPRPQILVPMIVSELLVGGLIGAMTRLYMEALRFMGSAIAMLIGYGGSGGPAIEEPEPQAALAAIISFSALLMLFVFDFDHEIVRALVASYTVAPVNVFFNPQAALVDITDTVSDTFFLVIRLGSPFVAYAILVNLTIGFVNKLTPQIPIYFISQPFVMAGGMLIFYFAAGTMLSLFVDGFVDLTLAR